Genomic DNA from Lutibacter sp. A80:
TAAAATGATTTTATTTATAATCTGTATTCTTTTCAACCTATAAACTCTTTACTTGTTTTGCTTATTTTGGCACAAATATAGCACAAGGAATTATCATTTCCTCTAAAGAAATACCTCCATGTTGGTAGGTGTTTCTATAATATTTTACAAAGTGATTGTAATTATTTGGATACGCAAAAAAGTAATCTTCTTTAGCAAAAATAAAAGAACTATTTAAACTTAAAGAAGGTAATAAAATGTCTTTAGGATTTTTTACTGCATATACCTCTTTATCTTCATAAGAAAGACTTTTACCAGTTTTATACCTTAAATTTGAACTGATATTTTTATCGCCAATTACTTTTGAAGGAGCTTTGGAATTTATGGTACCATGGTCTGTAGTAATTATTAATTTTAATCCTAATTTTTGTGCTTTTTGAATCATATCTAACAAAGGGGAGTTTAAAAACCAACTATTTGTTAAAGATCTATAGGCTTTATCGTCACTAGCTAACTCTTTAATAACTTCCATTTCTGTTTTGGCATGAGAGATCATATCAACAAAATTATAGACAACAACTGTTAAATCATTTTCTTTTAAAGTATTAAAATTATCAGCTAAATTTTTTCCAGATTTTAAATTAGTTATTTTATAATATTCAAATTTAATAGTTTCTCTAAGTCGTTTTAATTGAGTATCTAAAAATTCTTTTTCGTGTAAGTTTTTACCACCTTCATCGGTGTCGTTTTTCCATAAATCTGGATGTTTTTGCTCCATTTCTAAAGGCATTAAGCCTGAGAAAATTGCATTTCTAGCATATTGTGTAGCCGTTGGTAAAATACTTAAATAAGGAGTTTCTTGTTGTTTTTTGTAATATTTGTTAATTGTTTTTTCAATAATATTAAATTGGTCGTAACGTAAGTTATCAATTACAACTAATAGTGTTCCTTTTGAGTTTTTAACTTCAGGAATTATTATTTTTTTAAATAAGGTATTTGATAAGATTGGAGCTTCTTCGTCATTATTAATCCAATCTTTATAATTTTTTTTGATAAATTTAAAAAATAAAGAATTTGCTTCTTGCTTCTGACTTTCTAGAATTTCAACCATTCCAGAATCATTAATATTTTCTAATTCTAGCTCCCAATAAACTAATTTTTTATAAACAGTAATCCATTCGTCATAAGAATTTACCATTGCCAAATCCATAGCAATTTTTCTAAATTCTTGTTGATAATTAGAAGTTGTTTTTTCTGAAACCAAGCGAGAAAGGTCTAAATTCTTTTTAAGGCTCAGTAAAATTTGATTTGGATTTACTGGTTTTATTAAGTAATCTGCAATTTTATTACCAATGGCATCTTCCATAATATATTCTTCTTCACTTTTAGTAATCATTACTATTGGAAGATTGGCACGTTTGCTTTTAATTTCGGTTAAAGTTTCTAGCCCACTTAAACCAGGCATGTTTTCATCTAAAAAAACAATATCGTAATTATTTTCTTCACATAAATCAATGGCATCTGCACCATTATTACATTTTGTAACGGCATATCCTTTTTTTTCTAAAAATAGAATATGTGGTTTTAGTAAATCAATTTCATCATCTACCCATAAAATACTTATTTCACTCATATTGTTTGTTATCTTTGCACTGTTATTACTAAAATACTTGTTTTGAACGATAAAAACACGAACAAACTTAAAATATTAAACGATCCAATTTATGGATTTATTACTATTCCAAATGCATTAATATACGATTTAATAGAACACCCTTATTTTCAGCGTTTAAGAAGAATATCTCAAATGGGGATGTCTTATTTAGTATATCCTGGTGCACATCATACACGGTTTCATCATGCTTTAGGTTGTATGCATTTAATGCAAAAAACGGTCCATATTTTAAAATTTAAAGGTGTGGAAATTTCCGAAGAAGAAGCAAATGCACTTTATATAGCAATTTTATTACACGATATTGGGCACGGACCTTTTTCACATGCCTTAGAAAAAAGTATTGCTACAGGTATAAACCATGAAACAATTTCATTAAAATTTATGGAAGCGTTAAATGTTGATTTTAAAGGTAAATTAAGTTTAGCTATAACTATTTTTAAAGGAGATTATCCTCGTAAGTTTTTACATCAATTAATTGCAAGTCAGTTAGATATGGATCGGTTAGACTATTTAAAAAGAGATAGTTTTTATACAGGTGTTTCTGAAGGAAATATAAATTCTGAACGATTAATAACCATGTTAAATGTAATAGATGATGAATTAGTTGTTGAAGAAAAAGGTATTTATTCTGTAGAAAAATTTATTGTAGCAAGACGTTTAATGTATTGGCAAGTATACCTTCATAAAACGGGACTAGGAGCTGAAAAACAACTAGAAAGAGTATTAATGCGCGCAAAAGAATTAGTGTTAAATGGAGCTAAATTACCAGCTAGTAAAGCATTTAATTACTTTTTAATCAACCAAATAGATGAAGCTAATTTTACAACAAAAACATTAAAAATATTTGCCAAGTTAGATAATTATGATGTTTTGGCTTCTATAAAAGAATGGATTTCTAATGAAGATTTTATTCTTTCAAAACTCTCAGAAAGTTTAATTAATAGAATATTACCTAAAGTTGTATTGCAAAATAAACCTTTTAGAAAAGAGGAAGTTCAACGTGTAAAAGACCTTGTAAAAAAGAATTTTAATTTAAGTAATAAAGAAGTAGATTATTTAGTTTACAATGGTAAAATTTGTAATCAGGCATACGATTCAACTAAAAATACAATAAAATTACTATTTAAAAATGGAGAAGTTAAAGATGTTGTTGAAGTATCAGATCATTTTAATATTCAGGCACTTTCTAAACCCGTAAATAAGTATTATTTGTGTTATCCTAAGAAATAGGTATAATGATTCTTTTTTTTTACTTTTGCAACAATGAAATTCACAGCAAATCAAATAGCAGAAATTTTAGGAGGTGAAATAGATGGCAATGCCGATGTGGAAGTTTTTAAACTTTCTAAAATTGAAGAAGGGGAAAAGGGTTCATTAACTTTTTTATCAAATCCAAAATACACCCCATATATATATTCAACAAAAGCATCAATTGCAATTGTTGGGAAAGACTTTATTCCAGAAAAGGAATTTGAAACTACACTTGTAAAGGTTGATGATGCATATCAATCTTTTGCATTATTATTAGAATATTACAATCAAGCTAAATCTCAAAAAACAGGTGTTGAACAACCTTCATTTGTTGGAGAAAATACTGAGGTTCCAGAAGATATTTACTTAGGAGCATTTGCCTATATAGGTAATAATGTAACTATTGGTGAAAACGTAAAAATTTATCCAAATGTATATATTGGAGACAATGTTAAAATAGGTGATAATGTAATATTTTTCTCTGGAGCAAAAATTTATTCTGAAACCGAAATAGGTAACAACTGTGTTATAAACTCAGGGGCTATTATTGGTGCAGATGGATTTGGTTTTGCACCTGATAAACAAGGTGTTTATGGAAAGATTCCACAAATTGGAAATGTAATTATTGAAGATTTTGTAGATATTGGAGCTGCAACAACAATAGATAGAGCTACATTAGGTTCAACAATTATACGAAGTGGCGTTAAATTAGACAATCAAATTCAAG
This window encodes:
- the lpxD gene encoding UDP-3-O-(3-hydroxymyristoyl)glucosamine N-acyltransferase — protein: MKFTANQIAEILGGEIDGNADVEVFKLSKIEEGEKGSLTFLSNPKYTPYIYSTKASIAIVGKDFIPEKEFETTLVKVDDAYQSFALLLEYYNQAKSQKTGVEQPSFVGENTEVPEDIYLGAFAYIGNNVTIGENVKIYPNVYIGDNVKIGDNVIFFSGAKIYSETEIGNNCVINSGAIIGADGFGFAPDKQGVYGKIPQIGNVIIEDFVDIGAATTIDRATLGSTIIRSGVKLDNQIQVAHNVEIGKNTVIAAQCGIAGSSKIGENCMFGGQVGVAGHLTIGNNVKIQAQSGISKNIKDGETIQGTPAFGYSDFNKSYVYFKKLPSIVKTINSLENKEKALK
- a CDS encoding HD domain-containing protein; this encodes MNDKNTNKLKILNDPIYGFITIPNALIYDLIEHPYFQRLRRISQMGMSYLVYPGAHHTRFHHALGCMHLMQKTVHILKFKGVEISEEEANALYIAILLHDIGHGPFSHALEKSIATGINHETISLKFMEALNVDFKGKLSLAITIFKGDYPRKFLHQLIASQLDMDRLDYLKRDSFYTGVSEGNINSERLITMLNVIDDELVVEEKGIYSVEKFIVARRLMYWQVYLHKTGLGAEKQLERVLMRAKELVLNGAKLPASKAFNYFLINQIDEANFTTKTLKIFAKLDNYDVLASIKEWISNEDFILSKLSESLINRILPKVVLQNKPFRKEEVQRVKDLVKKNFNLSNKEVDYLVYNGKICNQAYDSTKNTIKLLFKNGEVKDVVEVSDHFNIQALSKPVNKYYLCYPKK
- a CDS encoding bifunctional response regulator/alkaline phosphatase family protein; the protein is MSEISILWVDDEIDLLKPHILFLEKKGYAVTKCNNGADAIDLCEENNYDIVFLDENMPGLSGLETLTEIKSKRANLPIVMITKSEEEYIMEDAIGNKIADYLIKPVNPNQILLSLKKNLDLSRLVSEKTTSNYQQEFRKIAMDLAMVNSYDEWITVYKKLVYWELELENINDSGMVEILESQKQEANSLFFKFIKKNYKDWINNDEEAPILSNTLFKKIIIPEVKNSKGTLLVVIDNLRYDQFNIIEKTINKYYKKQQETPYLSILPTATQYARNAIFSGLMPLEMEQKHPDLWKNDTDEGGKNLHEKEFLDTQLKRLRETIKFEYYKITNLKSGKNLADNFNTLKENDLTVVVYNFVDMISHAKTEMEVIKELASDDKAYRSLTNSWFLNSPLLDMIQKAQKLGLKLIITTDHGTINSKAPSKVIGDKNISSNLRYKTGKSLSYEDKEVYAVKNPKDILLPSLSLNSSFIFAKEDYFFAYPNNYNHFVKYYRNTYQHGGISLEEMIIPCAIFVPK